The Hyphomonas sediminis genome contains a region encoding:
- a CDS encoding DUF481 domain-containing protein: protein MRIILAVMAAASAIALPASGEMGRWSGEGAFSAGLNTGNTQTSDLGISVQMERESQIWRNRFELTADYGTTEGAETKNRLYFDAGADRILNDDLFAFGRLSHEINEFSAFESRTFAGSGIGWLVFDEESPANWSIEGGPGIRVDRLRETLSETPLEIVPAQTQETVSLIAASKFGYTFNDAVKFGNDTNMIYADTSTQVGNKSTLTALLTKSLSARVSFEVRHDSDPKTGFEETDTATRMSIVYAFGG, encoded by the coding sequence ATGAGGATCATTCTTGCTGTCATGGCTGCCGCGAGCGCGATTGCTTTGCCGGCATCAGGCGAGATGGGGCGATGGTCTGGGGAAGGGGCGTTCAGCGCCGGACTCAATACCGGAAACACCCAGACGAGCGATCTGGGCATCAGCGTCCAGATGGAGCGCGAGAGCCAGATCTGGCGCAACCGTTTCGAACTGACTGCCGACTACGGGACCACCGAAGGCGCGGAAACCAAGAACCGCCTCTACTTTGATGCCGGAGCAGACCGTATACTGAATGATGACCTGTTTGCATTCGGGCGTCTGAGCCACGAGATCAACGAGTTCTCTGCATTCGAGAGCCGGACCTTTGCCGGCAGCGGTATTGGCTGGCTGGTGTTCGATGAAGAGTCGCCTGCGAACTGGTCGATTGAGGGCGGCCCCGGCATCCGGGTGGATCGCCTGCGCGAGACGCTGAGCGAAACACCGCTGGAGATCGTCCCGGCGCAAACGCAGGAAACCGTGTCGCTCATCGCGGCGTCGAAATTCGGCTACACTTTCAATGATGCGGTGAAGTTCGGCAATGACACCAACATGATCTACGCCGACACCTCGACCCAGGTTGGCAATAAATCCACCCTGACGGCGCTGCTGACGAAAAGTCTGTCAGCCCGGGTGTCTTTTGAAGTGCGCCACGACAGCGATCCGAAGACCGGGTTTGAGGAAACGGACACCGCGACGCGAATGTCGATTGTCTATGCGTTTGGCGGTTAG
- the apaG gene encoding Co2+/Mg2+ efflux protein ApaG has protein sequence MAKRPAPPQYEAITDGVRIRVRPKFLHDESEPARAKFMWQYTVEVENESDRVWTIVRRHWRIVDSVGRLQAVDGEGVIGQTPTLGPGQRFSYTSGAPLATPSGMMSGTYDLVDDEGGEMVARIPAFSLDSPYETSRPS, from the coding sequence ATGGCAAAACGGCCCGCACCTCCCCAATATGAAGCCATCACCGATGGCGTTCGCATCCGTGTGCGGCCGAAATTCCTGCACGACGAATCCGAGCCCGCACGGGCCAAATTCATGTGGCAGTATACGGTCGAGGTCGAGAATGAGAGCGACCGGGTGTGGACCATCGTGCGCCGGCATTGGCGCATCGTGGATTCGGTCGGGCGTTTGCAGGCGGTCGATGGTGAGGGCGTAATCGGGCAGACCCCGACCCTCGGGCCGGGGCAGCGTTTCAGCTATACGTCCGGCGCGCCGCTTGCCACGCCTTCGGGCATGATGAGCGGCACGTATGACCTCGTCGATGACGAAGGCGGGGAGATGGTCGCACGGATTCCGGCTTTCTCGCTGGACAGTCCTTACGAAACCTCCCGGCCGAGCTAG
- a CDS encoding DUF481 domain-containing protein: MQTKMMAAAGVLFSVAGLASAQTATWQGEGSLSAGVTTGNTDTRDLGLGLKLNRDSDLWRTGVEALADYGEIDGAESKNRIFLAGQLDRKLGERAYVFGRGSYEADEFSGFDSRIFLGGGAGYTILTGEKASWSVEGGPGIKIDEVKEQVVLPGPVIIPAETVESFSVVGASKFAYAFNENVKLSNDTSVLYAEESTQLTNSLALTAALTGALSARVSFDVRHDTNPPIGFEDTDTATRVSLVYAFGS, translated from the coding sequence ATGCAGACCAAGATGATGGCAGCAGCGGGTGTCCTGTTTTCGGTGGCCGGCCTTGCAAGTGCGCAGACGGCAACCTGGCAGGGCGAAGGCTCGCTGAGCGCCGGGGTGACCACCGGCAACACCGACACGCGCGATCTGGGCCTTGGCCTGAAACTGAACCGCGACAGCGATCTGTGGCGCACGGGCGTCGAAGCGCTGGCCGACTATGGCGAGATCGACGGCGCCGAATCCAAGAACCGCATCTTCCTTGCCGGGCAGCTCGACCGCAAGCTGGGCGAACGCGCCTATGTGTTCGGTCGTGGCTCCTACGAGGCTGACGAGTTCTCAGGCTTCGACAGCCGCATCTTCCTCGGCGGCGGCGCAGGCTACACCATCCTGACGGGCGAGAAGGCGAGCTGGTCGGTCGAAGGCGGCCCCGGTATCAAGATTGACGAGGTGAAGGAGCAGGTCGTGCTGCCCGGTCCGGTGATCATTCCGGCGGAAACCGTCGAGAGCTTCTCGGTCGTCGGCGCATCCAAATTTGCCTATGCGTTCAACGAGAATGTCAAGCTCTCCAACGATACCAGCGTTCTGTATGCTGAAGAATCAACACAGCTGACGAACTCGCTGGCCCTGACGGCGGCGCTGACCGGTGCGCTTTCGGCGCGTGTGTCGTTCGATGTTCGCCACGACACCAACCCGCCGATCGGCTTTGAAGACACCGACACGGCAACGCGCGTGTCGCTGGTCTACGCGTTCGGCAGCTGA
- a CDS encoding circularly permuted type 2 ATP-grasp protein: MAETPRFFNEMDGGGETPRAPYARYADWFAEEPPERLRRKAREAETFFRRTGITFNVYGSADADERLIPFDIVPRIIAAKEWARLTKGIEQRVRAINAFLHDIYHRQEILRAGRIPVELIQNNDAFLPKMIGVSPPAKVYTHIVGVDLVRTAENEFFVLEDNARTPSGVSYMLENRETMLHMFPELFTKVRVRPVSDYPKMLRRSLAASAPAACSGRPVIAVLTPGIHNSAYYEHAFLADQMGAELVEGHDLRVVDGRIAMRTTMGYQPIDVLYRRVDDDYLDPLNFKPESMLGVPGILDVYRAGGITIANAPGTGIADDKAIYSYMPDIVQFYTGEKPILKNVPTWRCSEPSSLAYVLEHLEELVVKEVHGSGGYGMLVGPAASKKEIEAFRAKLQARPAAYIAQPTLALSTVPILTRAGLAPRHVDLRPFVLVSPDGIEITPGGLTRVALKKGSLVVNSSQGGGTKDTWVLED, encoded by the coding sequence ATGGCTGAAACTCCACGGTTTTTCAATGAGATGGACGGCGGCGGTGAAACACCCCGCGCGCCCTATGCGCGTTATGCTGACTGGTTTGCCGAAGAACCGCCCGAGAGGCTGCGCCGAAAGGCACGCGAAGCGGAGACCTTCTTCCGGCGTACGGGGATTACCTTCAACGTCTATGGCTCTGCCGATGCCGATGAGCGGCTGATCCCGTTCGACATCGTGCCGCGCATTATCGCGGCGAAGGAATGGGCGCGCCTGACCAAGGGCATCGAGCAGCGGGTGCGCGCGATCAACGCCTTCCTGCACGACATCTATCACCGGCAGGAAATCCTCAGAGCGGGACGTATCCCGGTCGAGCTGATCCAGAACAATGACGCGTTCCTGCCGAAGATGATCGGCGTTTCGCCGCCCGCAAAGGTCTACACCCATATTGTGGGCGTCGACCTGGTGCGCACGGCGGAGAACGAGTTCTTCGTGCTGGAGGACAATGCGCGCACGCCGTCGGGCGTCTCCTACATGCTGGAGAACCGGGAAACGATGCTGCACATGTTCCCGGAACTCTTCACCAAGGTGCGCGTGCGCCCGGTGAGCGATTATCCCAAGATGCTGCGCCGGTCGCTGGCGGCGAGCGCGCCGGCGGCGTGTTCGGGGCGCCCGGTGATTGCCGTGCTGACGCCGGGCATCCACAACTCCGCCTATTACGAGCACGCCTTTCTGGCCGACCAGATGGGCGCCGAACTGGTCGAGGGGCACGACCTGCGGGTGGTGGACGGGCGGATCGCGATGCGCACGACCATGGGCTACCAGCCGATCGATGTGCTCTATCGCCGGGTGGACGATGATTATCTCGACCCGCTGAACTTCAAGCCGGAATCGATGCTGGGCGTGCCCGGTATTCTGGACGTTTACCGGGCAGGGGGCATCACCATCGCGAATGCTCCGGGTACGGGCATTGCCGATGACAAGGCCATCTATTCCTACATGCCCGACATTGTGCAGTTCTATACCGGCGAGAAGCCGATCCTGAAGAATGTGCCGACCTGGCGTTGCTCGGAGCCCTCTTCGCTCGCCTATGTGCTGGAGCATCTGGAAGAGCTGGTGGTGAAGGAAGTTCATGGCTCCGGCGGCTATGGCATGCTGGTGGGGCCGGCGGCTTCCAAGAAGGAAATCGAAGCGTTCCGCGCCAAGCTGCAGGCCCGGCCCGCCGCCTACATCGCCCAGCCGACGCTGGCGCTTTCCACGGTGCCCATCCTGACGCGCGCGGGCCTGGCTCCGCGCCATGTGGACCTTCGGCCTTTCGTGCTGGTCTCGCCCGACGGCATCGAGATTACCCCTGGCGGCCTGACGCGCGTGGCGCTGAAGAAAGGGTCGCTGGTGGTCAATTCGAGCCAGGGCGGGGGCACGAAAGACACCTGGGTTCTGGAGGACTGA
- a CDS encoding transglutaminase family protein, giving the protein MRLKILHTTRYRYDSPVGYGLLQLRKTPKPRASQQVLSWSTVIEGGRVEAEFDDQHANRVHLVSLEAGGAELTITCEGEVDVRDTAGVVGPHSGYAPLWLFRRATPLTRPGPHIRRIAKAVPDTVEGDIPRLHELAALVREAVVYKTGRTDVGTRAEEAVEAGHGVCQDHAHVFISAARLMGYPARYAGGYLMMNDRVDQEAGHAWAEVHVAGLGWVGFDISNAISPDERYVRVATGLDYSEAAPVSGMRFGEAAESLDVSIQVQQQ; this is encoded by the coding sequence ATGCGATTGAAGATCCTGCATACGACACGCTACCGGTACGACAGCCCGGTCGGCTATGGGCTTTTGCAACTGCGCAAGACGCCGAAGCCGCGCGCCAGCCAGCAGGTGCTGAGCTGGAGCACGGTGATCGAAGGCGGTCGCGTTGAGGCGGAGTTTGACGACCAGCATGCCAACCGGGTGCACCTTGTGAGCCTTGAGGCAGGCGGCGCGGAGCTGACCATCACCTGCGAAGGCGAGGTGGATGTGCGCGATACCGCCGGCGTGGTCGGCCCGCATTCAGGCTATGCGCCGCTCTGGCTGTTCCGCCGGGCAACGCCGCTGACGCGGCCGGGGCCGCATATCCGGCGCATCGCCAAGGCTGTGCCCGACACGGTGGAGGGCGACATTCCGCGCCTGCATGAGCTGGCCGCGCTGGTGCGCGAAGCGGTGGTCTACAAGACCGGGCGAACGGATGTGGGCACCAGGGCCGAAGAGGCGGTGGAGGCTGGGCACGGCGTCTGCCAGGACCATGCGCATGTGTTCATTTCCGCTGCGCGCCTGATGGGGTATCCGGCCCGTTATGCGGGCGGCTACCTGATGATGAACGACCGGGTGGACCAGGAAGCGGGCCATGCCTGGGCGGAAGTTCATGTCGCAGGGCTTGGCTGGGTGGGCTTTGATATTTCCAATGCGATTTCGCCCGATGAGCGCTATGTTCGCGTAGCGACTGGGCTTGACTACTCCGAGGCGGCGCCTGTTTCAGGTATGCGCTTCGGTGAAGCTGCCGAATCGCTCGATGTGTCGATCCAGGTGCAACAACAATAA
- a CDS encoding C39 family peptidase, producing MKAQALIAAAALTLGACATHPSTDPASFASRTSKNSFEMFGRQVDPPETLLLPVTHDRQINGAACGAHALASLVNYWEGAGTVAGTSIFAAHPPADPKAGYSMAEIQKLSAEYGLMSSAVRLPAEAIRAELEAGRPVLVPVKVPSIFVQTWQLPGANVPILGLPASFITSRAAWLSEETGSNLLNHYVLVAGYEGDKFVVMEPVMGLRTISADRLARYREAFGNAALVFSAPTT from the coding sequence ATGAAAGCGCAGGCGTTGATCGCGGCAGCGGCGCTGACCCTCGGCGCCTGCGCCACCCATCCCAGTACCGATCCGGCCAGCTTTGCCAGCCGGACCTCCAAGAACAGTTTCGAGATGTTCGGTCGCCAGGTCGATCCGCCCGAAACGCTGCTCCTGCCCGTCACCCATGATCGCCAGATCAATGGCGCGGCGTGCGGCGCCCATGCGCTCGCCAGCCTCGTGAATTACTGGGAGGGCGCAGGCACCGTCGCCGGAACCAGCATCTTTGCGGCCCATCCACCCGCCGATCCGAAGGCTGGATATTCGATGGCGGAAATCCAGAAACTCTCTGCCGAATACGGCTTGATGAGCAGCGCCGTGCGCCTGCCAGCGGAAGCCATTCGCGCCGAGCTGGAAGCAGGCCGCCCCGTGCTCGTCCCGGTCAAGGTGCCCTCGATCTTCGTGCAGACCTGGCAGTTGCCCGGCGCCAATGTGCCCATCCTTGGCCTGCCCGCCAGCTTCATCACCTCCCGCGCCGCCTGGCTCTCCGAGGAGACCGGCAGCAACCTGCTCAACCATTATGTCCTTGTCGCCGGCTATGAGGGCGACAAGTTCGTGGTGATGGAACCGGTCATGGGCCTGCGCACGATCAGCGCCGACCGTCTGGCGCGCTACCGCGAAGCCTTCGGCAACGCGGCGCTCGTTTTCAGCGCGCCGACGACCTAA
- a CDS encoding 2'-deoxycytidine 5'-triphosphate deaminase: MADISGVIPDFEIEALLKSGAIRCEDAPEPGQIQPASLDLRLAVDAYRLRASFLPGKDRTVAEMLQEPGIHLHRIDLTQPEGAVLETGCVYLVPLQESLRLPAGLSARANPKSSTGRIDVFTRLVTNRGRAFDEVPTGYSGPLYLEVSPRTFPIKVRPGDRLAQLRFKKKKPETLREKVVSIDLEPPAGQPAGYRAKPHSGVVDLQDLGAHEVSQFWEPVYPKAGRIVLNPEEFYILVSRETVKVAANEAAEMAPIAPELGEFRAHYAGFFDPGFGTNKAGSRAVLEVRSRDVPFILEHGQPVAKLIYEPMTEKPRQLYGGRGSNYQGQGLKLSKHFAPDEG, from the coding sequence ATGGCTGATATTAGCGGGGTTATACCCGACTTCGAGATTGAAGCGCTGCTGAAAAGCGGGGCAATCCGGTGCGAAGACGCGCCGGAACCGGGCCAGATTCAGCCCGCCAGCCTCGACCTTCGGCTCGCCGTTGATGCCTACCGCCTCCGCGCCAGCTTCCTGCCGGGCAAGGACCGCACGGTCGCCGAGATGCTGCAGGAGCCGGGCATCCACCTGCACCGGATCGACCTGACGCAGCCTGAAGGCGCGGTGCTGGAAACCGGCTGCGTCTATCTCGTGCCGCTGCAGGAATCGCTGCGCCTGCCCGCCGGGCTCTCAGCCCGCGCCAATCCGAAAAGCTCCACCGGGCGGATCGACGTGTTCACCCGCCTCGTCACCAATCGGGGCCGCGCCTTCGATGAAGTGCCCACCGGCTATTCCGGTCCACTCTATCTGGAGGTCAGCCCGCGCACCTTCCCGATCAAGGTGCGCCCCGGTGACCGGCTTGCCCAGCTGCGCTTCAAGAAGAAGAAGCCCGAAACCCTGCGCGAAAAGGTCGTCTCCATTGATCTTGAGCCGCCCGCCGGCCAGCCTGCGGGTTACCGCGCCAAACCGCATTCCGGCGTGGTGGACCTTCAGGACCTCGGCGCGCACGAAGTCAGCCAGTTCTGGGAACCGGTCTATCCCAAGGCAGGCCGCATCGTGCTCAATCCGGAAGAGTTCTACATCCTTGTCAGCCGCGAGACCGTGAAGGTCGCCGCCAATGAGGCCGCCGAGATGGCCCCCATTGCGCCCGAACTGGGCGAGTTCCGCGCCCACTATGCCGGCTTCTTCGATCCGGGCTTCGGCACCAACAAGGCCGGCAGCCGCGCCGTGCTCGAAGTGCGCTCGCGCGACGTGCCTTTCATCCTTGAGCACGGCCAGCCCGTCGCCAAGCTGATCTATGAGCCCATGACGGAAAAGCCCCGCCAGCTCTATGGCGGGCGGGGCTCCAACTATCAGGGCCAGGGCCTGAAGCTTTCCAAGCATTTCGCGCCAGACGAAGGCTGA
- a CDS encoding proteasome-type protease, with product MTYCVGLKLNQGLVFMSDTRTNAGVDNVSKFRKLFTWSKPGERSLMLMTAGNLATTQAVVSILEERTKAPSERRPSILELPTMFQIARLVGETLREVIQSNAATGQKADSAFNSTMILGGQIKGIEPRLFLIYPEGNFIEASDDTPFFQIGETKYGRPILVRAYEPSMTIEEAVKLLMVSFDSTIKANLSVGLPLDLQVMEKDALRLGASKRIEADDPYFAQISSGWGDALKKAFDSLPPFQF from the coding sequence ATGACGTATTGTGTCGGACTGAAGCTCAATCAGGGGCTCGTCTTCATGTCGGACACCCGCACCAATGCGGGCGTCGACAATGTGTCCAAGTTCCGCAAGCTGTTTACCTGGTCGAAGCCGGGTGAGCGGTCGCTGATGCTGATGACAGCGGGCAATCTTGCCACGACGCAGGCCGTGGTGAGCATCCTTGAGGAGCGCACCAAGGCGCCCTCCGAGCGCCGCCCGTCGATCCTCGAATTGCCGACAATGTTCCAGATCGCCCGGCTTGTGGGCGAGACGCTGCGCGAGGTGATCCAGTCCAACGCCGCAACCGGCCAGAAGGCGGACAGCGCGTTCAACTCCACCATGATCCTCGGCGGCCAGATCAAGGGCATCGAGCCGCGCCTTTTCCTGATCTATCCGGAAGGCAATTTCATCGAGGCGAGCGACGACACGCCCTTCTTCCAGATCGGCGAGACCAAGTATGGCCGCCCGATCCTCGTGCGCGCCTATGAGCCCTCGATGACCATCGAAGAGGCGGTGAAGCTGCTGATGGTGTCGTTCGACTCAACCATCAAGGCGAACCTCTCGGTGGGGCTGCCGCTGGACCTGCAGGTGATGGAGAAGGATGCCCTGCGCTTGGGCGCGTCCAAGCGGATCGAGGCCGATGACCCCTATTTCGCTCAGATTTCCAGCGGATGGGGCGATGCGCTGAAAAAAGCATTCGACTCACTGCCTCCATTCCAGTTTTGA
- the metZ gene encoding O-succinylhomoserine sulfhydrylase, which yields MADASGSDKKGWKPATQAVRGGLMRSQHGEISEAIYLTSGYAYDSAEQAMRRMAGEEEGFVYSRYGSPTSEMLQQRLALIEGAETCRVAGSGMGAISTAILAPLKAGDRVVAATALFGSCRWIIANQMPKFGIEAAFVDGADLDAWKREIDKGCQLVLIESPANPLLDGVDIEAVAKLAHAAGAILVVDNVFATPVLQRPLELGADVVVYSATKHMDGQGRVLLGAILTNEKLMSEVYDPWLRHMGPAASPFNAWVVLKGLETMQLRVEAQSRTAARLADAVAAHPSVRAVRYPHRKDHPHYEVHKRQMKSGGTLLAISLKGGQDEAFRFLNGLKLVDICNNLGDTKSLACHPSTTTHRALSDEEQAAMGLDRSWIRLSVGLEDADDLEADLLGALNSL from the coding sequence ATGGCCGATGCATCGGGCAGCGACAAGAAGGGCTGGAAACCGGCGACCCAAGCGGTACGCGGCGGCCTCATGCGCTCGCAGCATGGCGAGATCTCCGAGGCGATCTACCTGACTTCGGGTTATGCCTACGACTCGGCGGAGCAGGCGATGCGCCGCATGGCCGGCGAGGAAGAAGGCTTCGTCTATTCCCGCTATGGCAGCCCGACCTCCGAGATGCTGCAGCAGCGCCTCGCCTTGATCGAGGGCGCAGAGACCTGCCGCGTGGCGGGCTCGGGCATGGGCGCGATCTCCACCGCGATCCTTGCGCCGCTGAAAGCCGGCGACCGGGTGGTGGCGGCGACCGCGCTGTTCGGCTCCTGCCGCTGGATCATTGCCAACCAGATGCCGAAGTTCGGCATCGAGGCGGCCTTTGTGGACGGGGCTGACCTCGACGCCTGGAAGCGGGAGATCGACAAGGGCTGCCAGCTGGTGCTGATCGAAAGCCCCGCCAACCCGCTGCTCGATGGCGTGGACATTGAAGCGGTTGCAAAACTTGCCCACGCCGCCGGAGCAATTCTGGTGGTGGACAATGTGTTCGCCACCCCCGTATTGCAGCGCCCGCTGGAACTGGGCGCCGATGTCGTCGTCTATTCGGCCACCAAGCATATGGACGGGCAGGGGCGCGTTCTGCTCGGCGCGATCCTCACCAATGAAAAGCTGATGAGCGAAGTGTACGATCCGTGGCTGCGCCATATGGGGCCGGCGGCTTCGCCGTTTAACGCCTGGGTCGTGCTGAAGGGCCTCGAGACGATGCAGCTGCGCGTGGAAGCGCAAAGCCGCACGGCGGCGCGCTTGGCGGATGCGGTTGCTGCGCACCCGTCCGTCCGCGCTGTGCGTTATCCTCACCGCAAGGATCATCCACACTACGAGGTCCACAAGCGACAGATGAAGTCCGGCGGTACGCTGCTCGCCATCTCGCTGAAAGGCGGGCAGGACGAGGCGTTCCGTTTCCTCAACGGGCTGAAGCTGGTCGATATCTGCAACAATCTGGGCGACACCAAATCGCTCGCCTGCCATCCCTCGACAACGACGCACCGCGCGCTGTCGGATGAAGAGCAGGCAGCGATGGGGCTCGACCGCAGCTGGATCCGCCTGTCGGTCGGACTGGAAGATGCAGACGACCTCGAGGCCGATCTTCTGGGCGCGCTTAACAGCTTGTGA
- a CDS encoding alpha-E domain-containing protein produces the protein MLGKTAGGLFWMFRYLERSENTARLVDAGFRMALTRSDHAEDEWASIIDTASARQAFLDAGGKFDGPSVINFLLRDKSNPSSVISSTEAARNNARLVRTALTREVWEAVNETWIVLKDVLARPIRETELPEVLGIIRKQSSLVRGATVGTMLRNDIYNFARVGTFVERADNIARILDVKYYVLLPSVTLVGSALDNVQWETILRSASAERAFRWLYGGEARASTIADFLILDRRMPRSLLYCLRKISGNLGHLCADYNVRAPSLDIALSMRDDLEDGSIERIIDSGLHEFLTGYIQANNALAYQVEQDFRFYS, from the coding sequence ATGCTGGGCAAAACCGCTGGCGGTCTCTTCTGGATGTTCCGCTATCTTGAACGCAGCGAAAACACGGCGCGCCTCGTCGATGCGGGGTTCCGCATGGCGTTGACCCGCTCTGACCACGCTGAAGACGAATGGGCCTCGATCATCGACACCGCTTCGGCGCGGCAGGCATTCCTGGACGCAGGCGGCAAGTTTGACGGGCCGAGCGTCATCAACTTCCTGCTGCGAGACAAGAGCAATCCTTCCAGCGTGATCTCGAGTACGGAGGCGGCCCGCAACAATGCGCGCCTCGTGCGCACCGCGCTGACGCGGGAAGTGTGGGAAGCGGTAAACGAAACCTGGATCGTGCTGAAGGACGTGCTGGCCCGGCCGATCCGCGAGACGGAACTGCCCGAAGTGCTCGGCATTATCCGTAAGCAGAGCTCGCTCGTGCGCGGCGCGACCGTCGGCACCATGCTGCGCAACGACATCTACAACTTCGCCCGCGTGGGCACTTTCGTTGAGCGGGCGGATAATATCGCCCGCATCCTCGACGTGAAATATTACGTGCTGCTGCCCTCGGTGACGCTTGTGGGATCGGCGCTGGACAATGTGCAATGGGAGACGATCCTGCGCTCGGCCTCTGCTGAGCGGGCATTCCGCTGGCTGTATGGCGGGGAGGCGCGGGCAAGCACGATCGCCGACTTCCTGATCCTCGACCGGCGGATGCCGCGTTCGCTGCTCTATTGCCTGCGCAAGATTTCCGGAAACCTTGGGCATCTGTGTGCGGATTATAATGTGCGTGCGCCGAGCCTCGACATTGCCCTGTCCATGCGCGACGACCTTGAGGATGGCAGCATCGAGCGGATTATCGACAGCGGCCTGCATGAATTCCTGACCGGCTATATCCAGGCCAACAATGCGCTGGCCTACCAGGTTGAGCAGGATTTCAGGTTTTACAGCTGA
- a CDS encoding SLC13 family permease, producing MLAPILESSVFQIGFVLVLTAFVFFGFIREKIPADVVALLAMGALMLTGILSVGETLEVFSNSAPITVAAMFILSAALERTGVIDYVGRQVVGLANGGSPALAVIMMMAAVIFLSAFINNTPVVIILIPVAIRLAKAINIAPSKLLIPLSFAAIFGGTTTLIGTSTNILVDGVAQKQGMPAFGMFEITMAGLIFAGVGVLYTSVLGPFLLPKRETLAAMLPDQKERRFIAQILIPLNSNLIGKTIGETGFTAEKGFTVIDVFREGLSLRANLKEIVLQAGDRMVLRSPVSEMLTLKEAGNVAIGARGGDQASFEPVQTTETVIMEGVIGPNSRLVGRRLAGLGLARLYGVYVLAIHRRGENMAQQMNELRFDVGDTVLLEGPPRGLREMFDEGLLNNLTESSERAIRRDKAPVAIAAVLMVMGLAAIELMPIAGLALIAATAVVAFGCLDHQEAYRSIQWDILMLIFGMLALGTAMDKTGAAAAVVGLLNNVSGGAGPLVLLIIVYAFTSLVTEIMSNNAAAILITPLAIGLANGMGIDPRPFVVAVMFAASASFATPIGYQTNTLVYRAGGYHFLDFVKFGLPLNVIFLGVAAIVIPIFWPLVPVTP from the coding sequence ATGCTCGCTCCGATCCTCGAGAGTTCGGTTTTCCAGATCGGCTTTGTGCTGGTGCTTACAGCCTTCGTTTTCTTCGGTTTTATCCGGGAGAAGATCCCGGCGGATGTCGTTGCGCTGCTGGCGATGGGCGCCCTGATGCTGACGGGCATCCTGTCGGTCGGGGAGACGCTGGAAGTCTTTTCCAACTCCGCGCCGATCACGGTTGCGGCTATGTTCATCCTCTCGGCCGCGCTCGAGCGAACGGGGGTGATCGATTATGTCGGCCGGCAGGTGGTGGGACTGGCGAATGGCGGATCGCCCGCGCTGGCGGTGATCATGATGATGGCGGCGGTGATTTTTCTCTCCGCCTTCATCAACAACACGCCGGTTGTGATCATCCTGATTCCCGTTGCGATCCGGCTGGCCAAGGCGATCAATATCGCGCCGTCCAAGCTGCTGATCCCGCTCTCCTTCGCGGCGATCTTCGGCGGCACGACGACGCTGATCGGCACTTCGACCAACATCCTTGTGGACGGCGTTGCGCAGAAGCAGGGGATGCCGGCATTCGGCATGTTCGAAATCACGATGGCGGGCCTGATCTTTGCCGGGGTGGGCGTGCTCTATACCTCGGTGCTGGGGCCTTTCCTGCTGCCCAAGCGGGAGACGCTGGCCGCGATGCTGCCCGATCAGAAAGAGCGCCGCTTCATCGCGCAGATTCTCATTCCGCTGAACTCCAACCTGATCGGCAAGACGATCGGAGAAACCGGCTTCACCGCCGAGAAGGGGTTTACCGTGATCGACGTGTTCCGGGAGGGGCTGTCGCTGCGCGCGAACCTCAAGGAAATCGTGCTGCAGGCAGGTGACCGGATGGTGCTGCGCTCGCCGGTTTCGGAAATGCTGACGCTTAAAGAAGCGGGCAATGTCGCCATCGGCGCACGGGGCGGCGACCAGGCTTCGTTCGAGCCGGTGCAGACGACCGAGACCGTCATCATGGAAGGCGTGATCGGGCCGAACTCGCGCCTGGTGGGCCGGCGGCTGGCCGGGCTCGGTCTTGCCCGGCTTTATGGCGTGTACGTTCTGGCGATCCATCGCCGGGGTGAGAACATGGCCCAGCAGATGAACGAGCTGCGCTTCGATGTGGGCGACACCGTGCTGCTGGAAGGCCCGCCGCGCGGCCTGCGCGAGATGTTCGACGAGGGCCTGCTGAACAACCTGACCGAAAGCTCCGAGCGGGCGATCCGGCGCGACAAGGCCCCGGTGGCGATTGCCGCCGTGCTGATGGTGATGGGGCTGGCGGCGATCGAGCTGATGCCGATTGCCGGCCTTGCGCTGATTGCGGCGACGGCGGTGGTGGCGTTCGGCTGTCTCGACCATCAGGAGGCTTACCGCTCGATCCAGTGGGACATCCTGATGCTGATCTTCGGGATGCTGGCGCTGGGCACGGCGATGGACAAGACCGGGGCGGCGGCGGCCGTCGTCGGACTGCTGAACAATGTTTCGGGTGGGGCAGGGCCGCTGGTACTGCTGATTATCGTGTATGCCTTCACTTCGCTGGTGACCGAGATCATGAGCAACAACGCGGCGGCGATCCTGATCACGCCGCTGGCCATCGGGCTTGCCAACGGGATGGGGATTGATCCGCGCCCGTTCGTTGTGGCGGTGATGTTTGCCGCCAGCGCGAGCTTTGCCACGCCGATCGGATACCAGACGAACACGCTGGTTTACCGGGCGGGCGGCTATCACTTCCTGGACTTCGTGAAGTTCGGCCTGCCGCTGAACGTGATCTTCCTGGGGGTGGCGGCGATTGTGATTCCAATTTTCTGGCCGTTGGTGCCGGTGACGCCCTGA